One genomic segment of Danio aesculapii chromosome 15, fDanAes4.1, whole genome shotgun sequence includes these proteins:
- the LOC130241959 gene encoding uncharacterized protein LOC130241959 produces the protein MVFAVLSRVLLGIVLLSDIQSVANEKVDINTLARIQRFFHFNYENGLQYAVAINVPKKQCRSRFFPSPANFLKNDPSEDVKPYIKRDSMEVYQGTELIAAGVHRNAHSEHLLMNPPFNSPLTHLLNKRNDGCVVFYTLISPCVDKCLNSNVVLSGLCELENYQGMKAFVYTYIYNKDQNKQNLRNELQKIANRVPLYRCGRNGCIYCENTVIDACLNGEF, from the exons ATG GTCTTCGCTGTGCTTTCAAGGGTCCTTCTTGGGATCGTGTTGCTTTCTGATATTCAAAGTGTGGCGAATGAAAAGGTGGACATTAACACTCTCGCCAGGATTCAaagattttttcattttaa TTATGAAAATGGTTTGCAGTATGCAGTGGCCATCAATGTCCCGAAGAAGCAGTGTCGAAGTCGTTTCTTCCCATCCCCAGCTAACTTTCTGAAAAACGACCCGTCAGAAGATGTTAAGCCTTACATAAAACGTGACAGTATGGAAGTCTACCAAGGCACTGAACTCATTGCTGCAGGGGTTCACAGAAATGCACATTCAGAGCATTTACTGATGAATCCTCCATTTAATTCTCCTTTGACACACTTGCTGAATAAAAGGAATGATGGATGTGTGGTTTTCTACACTTTAATCTCTCCCTGTGTAGACAAGTGTCTTAACAGCAATGTTGTGCTTTCAGGTCTTTGTGAATTAGAGAATTATCAGGGAATGAAAGCCTTTGTTTACACATATATCTATAACAAAGACCAGAACAAACAAAACCTACGTAATGAACTGCAAAAAATTGCTAATCGTGTGCCACTTTACCGCTGTGGCAGAAATGGTTGTATCTACTGTGAAAATACTGTGATAGACGCATGCTTAAATGGGGAGTTTTGA